One Acaryochloris thomasi RCC1774 genomic window, GTCGATATTCTCGACAACCTTGTGCAGATCGGTGAAAACGGCATTTCGCTGCTGGCAATGGTGGGATTGCTCCTGTCGCTGCATGCAGGTCTGATTGGGGTGTTGTTTGCGGCAGCTCTACCCGCAATGTTTGTGAAAATGAAATTTGCTCAGGTGTTCTATCGCTGGGAGCGCAGCCGTACGTCTCTGGAACGACAGGCTGACTATTTAGGGTGGCTGCTAACGTCTGACTCGGCAGCGAAAGAGGTGCGACTCTATGGCCTGAGCCGCTTCTTTGGACAGCGATTTCAGCAGATTCGCCAGCGCCTGTATCGAGAGAAATTAAAGCTGGTGATGCGGCGATTTATTTGGTTCGCCGGTACTCAGTTGATCACGAGCGGTGTCGTATTTTTAGCCTATGCTTTTATCGTTTATCAGACGGTGCAGGGCACTCTAAAGCTTGGGGATTTAGTGCTCTACCATCAGGCCTTTCAGCGTGGACAAGGCGCAATGCGAGCGGTCCTGCAGGGATTAGCCGGTCTATATGAAGATAATCTCTTCATTGAGAATTTCCGGGAATTTCTAGCTCTGAAGTCTCGCTTGCCTGCTTTGGTCAAGCCTCGATCTGTCCCGATGCCTCTGCAGCAGGGTATTACGCTGGAGAACGTCAGCTTCCAATATCCTAAAACTACGCGGCAGGCTCTCCGAAACGTAAGTCTCACGATTCGTCCCCAAGAAACCATTGCGCTGGTGGGCGAGAACGGCTGTGGTAAAACAACGCTAGTGAAGCTGTTGTGTCGCCTTTACGATCCGACCGAAGGCCGAATTGCGCTAGATGGCATTGATCTCAGATCCTTCGAGATTACAGAGCTGCACCGCCACATGAGCGCAGTGTTTCAAGACTATGTGCAGTACCATCTGACGGCTCGGGAAAATATTGGGTTAGGGAATATTGAGCTGTCCGATGAGGCTGCCATTAAGGAAGCAGCTCTTCGTTCAGGAGCCGATACGGTGATTCATCAACTGCCGCAGGGGTATCAAACGGTGCTCGGCAAGTGGTTTGAAGCTGGTGAAGAACTCAGTGGTGGACAGTGGCAGTCCATTGCTCTGGCTCGGGCTTTCTTACGCAATTCCCCCATTATTATCCTGGATGAACCCACGAGCGCTCTTGACCCCAAGGCAGAGTATGAGGTCTTCCAGAAGTTTTACCAGCTGACGCACAACCAAACCGCAATCTTAATCAGTCATCGCTTAGCAACTGTCAGGATGGCGGACTGTATTTACGTCATGGCAAATGGTTCAATCATTGAGAAGGGTACACATCAGGAGTTGCTGAGACGGGGGGGGACCTATGCTCAGCTCTATGAGACGCAAGCTAAAAATTACCGCTAATTTTTGATCTATTTAGAATCAATCCCTATGGTCATCTCGGCAAACCCAATTGCCTCAACGGTCACAGTAATATCTCCAGAAATGCAGCTAGTGCTGTACTGCGCGCGTACCCAGCTCAATGACGCCATTGTTGACCAGCTACAGCAACTCCTGCAGCAGCCCCTTGATTGGGCTAGTGTCATTGAAGCGGCCTTTACGCATCGCGTCGTTCCGCTGCTGTATCAGGCTCTCAATACCCACGCTTCGGCCTTAGTGCCTGCTGAGATTCTAGAAGAGCTGCAGCAAGAGTTTCAGGACAATCAACTGGATAATCTTGCTTTGACGCAGGAACTGGTGCAGCTTCTTAAACTATTGGCTGAACATCAGATTCCAGCTATTTCTTTTAAGGGGCCGCTTCTGGCAACCACTGTCTACCAAAATTTAGCGCTGCGAACGTTTAGTGATTTAGACATCTTGGTGCATCCTCAGCATTTTGGAGAAGCCCGCGATCTGCTGTTTGCCCACGGCTACCGGTCTGGCATGCAGCATGTCTATCTGCTCAACTCTCCCAGACACGAGGGAAAACTCGTACGGGCTTTGGGTGAATGTCCGTTTCAGCACCCGGAAACCTTATTCTGTATCGATTTACATCAGCGTCTGGTGGCGGGCGAGTTCTATCATCTGTCGTTTACCTTTGATCAGATTTGGTATCGTCTCCAGACAGTGTCTGTGCTGGGGGCACCGATCGCTAGCCTCCATCCAGAGGATTTGTTGCTCTACCTTTGTATTCATGGGGCCAAGGATCGCTGGCAGCGTCTGAGCTGGGTTTGTGATGTGGCTGAGCTGGTTCGCCTACACGATGAACTGAACTGGGCTGATCTAGTTCAGAAAGCTCGCTGGGCCGGAACAGAGCAAATGTTGCTGCTGGGTTTGGTGTTGGCTCGGGATTTGTTAGCGGTGGAGTTGCCAGATGCGATCGCAACTCTCATAAAAACAGACTTCCGCCAGCAATCATTAGCCTCTCAGGTCCGGCAGCAGATTATTCAAGGCGACGACGACGCAGATCTGACCGTCAACCTATGGCAGCGCTTTATCTTTGGCTTTCAGCTCCTTGAACGCTTCGACGATCGGTCTCGCTGTAGCCTCACCTTTGTCAAAAATCTCTTGAGACCTACGCCAGACGATCGCGAGTTTTATCCACTCCCGACGTGGCTGTCTTTTCTTTATCCCGTTGTGCGACTAGCCCGACTGCTGAGTCAGTGACCTGGTCATGAAAAAGAGGTCACAGGCAGAATTATGTTGAAAGCAGGGCAGACAATAGGATTATAGGCGGACTCGCTGCCAAGTTTTTACGTCACGAAACTTGGGTTTAACAGGCAACTCAACGGTCGATAAGACATCTGCAAGACTGGACACGTCTTCAGGCACAGCAATGCCAGAGGTGGCTCCTGTCGTAGTGATGAGCGTTCCATCATAATCTGAGGGGGGGCGAGTTGTAGAGCTGCTAGGTGCATTGACGACATCTTCTACCCAAACAACTCCATCAAAGTTGCTGTTACCAGGACTGGGGCAACCGTCTCCCGTCGTTTGAATTTGTAAGTCTAAGTAAGGGCTATAGAAAAAGGCTGTATCAATACAACTGGTGTCATAAAGGTCTAACGGTGCACCGTCAATTGCAGTCATGATGATTCTCAGATCACCGACTCGAGGAGGCTGACCATCGGTGCGTATATTCTGAATCTTGGAGTTCCCTCTGAGAGATGACCACCAATGGACGTAGAGATATACGGGACCAGACGTTGTATCTACCGTCACTGTATCGTTCCCAGTGAGCTGGATCTCGGGCGTTTGGTAGTAGGTAATGCCACCACCGGCTGCAGTCAAGGTTCTACTGCTGTTCAAAACGCCCAAGTCAGTCCCTTGGGGAGTCACAGGCCAAGTAAACGCAATCGGACAGGCTGTAATTTTTCCTTTAACGGCATCCCCGCTGAAGCCATCCGTCGAGCCGGACCAGATCGCGTCTAAAGACTGAGAACGCTTGCTATCCCCTGGAGAAGTTCCTCCTGTAAAAGTCGGACTTGCTGAATAGCCAGGATTATAGAAAAGGTTGCCATTATTGCCTGTCACAGTTCTGCCTTGTAGATAAATGCTTCGGCTCGTGAGTACACCAGGAAAAACTTCAGGGGTGTCAACCCGTAGGGTTGTGACAATGTAAGAGGCCGAGGCGTCTCGTGTACCTTCGATTAAAAAGCTAGCTGTTTTCTGAGTTTGGTTATATCGATAAGCCTTGAGAGTGTATTGGCCACTGGTGCCAAATGCACCGCTGTAGCTGATGTTGGGTGGAGCTATCCCCGGGCTAATGCATGGGGTTGTCGTCGCACTTCCCCATTCATCAATCGCAGCGCTTTCTTCGTCCCCGCTATTGAGCATGCCATCTGGGCCAAAGTAAGTTTTGCCTGTTTTAGGATTAATGGGATCATAATTACGAGCCAATAAGACTGCATTATTCGGCCTCATAAGCTGGGCTAACGTTCGTGCAAAGCCACCTTCCGCACTGGCTTGACTTGCGCCAGATTCTTTTCGTTGCCATGCAGTGGAGCGACTGTTTTGAGAGACCAGTATCGTGGTCATTCCCAACGTCAGCATAACCAGTCCTAACCCTATTGCTAAAGGCAAGGCAAAACCCTGATCGGCCTTCTGGTAACGACTCTGGCTATCAGCGACTGAAAAAGCAGACGAGGCAACTAGCGTGCTGACAAAAGCACGTTGCACTATTTTGAGGCTGTTTGGAAGCACCATCTGTAACCTTTAGATATCAACTCTGCCAGAGCCTCCGCAGTGCAAAAATGAGATTGTGATTTTGACCTAATGCTGGCGCGTTCAGGATGACTGAACGTTCTGTCATTATGGTACCTGCAGGAAACCAACTGTTGCCTCAGAAAATCTACGGGATCTTTCCAT contains:
- a CDS encoding ABC transporter ATP-binding protein encodes the protein MPVGPLLHLLRAQCGALKTATKLVWQSSPGWTIGRLILVVIQGILPLASLYLTKLIVDAVTVSVTDADKAPILNQALVLVGLYAGVMLITNLCIALSELINAAQRQRLTDYTQELLHTQAAALDLGYYEDPEYHDILERAEEEAPYRPVDILDNLVQIGENGISLLAMVGLLLSLHAGLIGVLFAAALPAMFVKMKFAQVFYRWERSRTSLERQADYLGWLLTSDSAAKEVRLYGLSRFFGQRFQQIRQRLYREKLKLVMRRFIWFAGTQLITSGVVFLAYAFIVYQTVQGTLKLGDLVLYHQAFQRGQGAMRAVLQGLAGLYEDNLFIENFREFLALKSRLPALVKPRSVPMPLQQGITLENVSFQYPKTTRQALRNVSLTIRPQETIALVGENGCGKTTLVKLLCRLYDPTEGRIALDGIDLRSFEITELHRHMSAVFQDYVQYHLTARENIGLGNIELSDEAAIKEAALRSGADTVIHQLPQGYQTVLGKWFEAGEELSGGQWQSIALARAFLRNSPIIILDEPTSALDPKAEYEVFQKFYQLTHNQTAILISHRLATVRMADCIYVMANGSIIEKGTHQELLRRGGTYAQLYETQAKNYR
- a CDS encoding nucleotidyltransferase domain-containing protein, which produces MVISANPIASTVTVISPEMQLVLYCARTQLNDAIVDQLQQLLQQPLDWASVIEAAFTHRVVPLLYQALNTHASALVPAEILEELQQEFQDNQLDNLALTQELVQLLKLLAEHQIPAISFKGPLLATTVYQNLALRTFSDLDILVHPQHFGEARDLLFAHGYRSGMQHVYLLNSPRHEGKLVRALGECPFQHPETLFCIDLHQRLVAGEFYHLSFTFDQIWYRLQTVSVLGAPIASLHPEDLLLYLCIHGAKDRWQRLSWVCDVAELVRLHDELNWADLVQKARWAGTEQMLLLGLVLARDLLAVELPDAIATLIKTDFRQQSLASQVRQQIIQGDDDADLTVNLWQRFIFGFQLLERFDDRSRCSLTFVKNLLRPTPDDREFYPLPTWLSFLYPVVRLARLLSQ